One window of Sphingobacteriales bacterium genomic DNA carries:
- a CDS encoding M42 family metallopeptidase yields the protein MISYNTLKTLVEIDSPTGFTQQAGDYIFNLLSSYGWKPEKTNKQAVKCSLGQTPKLAIAAHTDTLGAIVSRINPDGTLGISLLGGPLLNSFEGEYCRIYTLSERVFTGTLLLNNPSTHVNAEAANSKRNIETMHIRLDEPVNNADEVRQLGIQTGDIVSFDTRYQELPSGYIKSRFMDNKAGCFVLFEIARRFSEAKQTAPVELFFSNYEEVGHGGAGGYAATIEELLVIDMGVVGAGCQGSEQHCSICAKDSSGPYDYEFRKKLVQIADKENIPYRIDIYPFYGSDGSAALRAGNDFRVALIGPGVAASHGMERTHKKGVEATIDLCMAYIGQWL from the coding sequence ATGATTTCTTACAACACGCTAAAAACATTGGTAGAAATTGATTCACCAACCGGATTTACTCAGCAAGCCGGAGATTATATTTTCAATCTGTTGAGTTCTTACGGTTGGAAACCTGAAAAAACCAACAAACAAGCGGTAAAATGTAGCCTGGGACAAACTCCAAAACTTGCGATAGCTGCACATACCGATACACTTGGGGCTATTGTTTCACGAATCAACCCGGATGGCACGTTGGGCATATCCTTGCTCGGCGGCCCATTGTTAAATAGTTTTGAAGGTGAATATTGTCGAATTTATACCCTTTCTGAACGGGTTTTTACAGGTACTTTGTTGCTCAACAATCCTTCAACCCATGTAAATGCCGAAGCTGCAAATTCAAAACGCAACATTGAGACGATGCATATCCGGCTCGATGAACCGGTAAACAATGCCGATGAGGTGCGGCAATTAGGTATTCAGACCGGCGATATTGTCAGTTTTGATACCCGTTATCAGGAGTTGCCTTCGGGATATATCAAATCGCGGTTTATGGATAACAAAGCGGGTTGCTTTGTTTTGTTTGAAATTGCCCGCCGTTTTTCGGAAGCGAAACAGACAGCCCCGGTCGAATTGTTTTTTTCAAATTACGAAGAAGTCGGGCACGGGGGTGCCGGAGGATACGCTGCCACTATTGAAGAGTTATTAGTGATTGATATGGGCGTAGTCGGTGCCGGCTGTCAGGGCAGCGAACAGCATTGCTCCATCTGTGCCAAAGACAGCAGCGGCCCTTATGATTACGAATTCCGCAAAAAATTGGTACAGATAGCCGACAAAGAAAACATTCCTTACCGGATTGATATTTACCCGTTCTATGGTTCTGATGGTTCGGCTGCATTGAGGGCGGGCAACGATTTCAGGGTTGCACTCATCGGACCGGGTGTTGCCGCTTCACATGGCATGGAACGCACCCACAAAAAAGGGGTTGAAGCCACCATTGATTTATGTATGGCCTATATCGGGCAATGGTTATAA
- a CDS encoding GH3 auxin-responsive promoter family protein produces MGIKSTLTAPLSFLLSSMVEKNAQTAINCQNYWRNKLIQKAQNTLFGQEHGFSEIKNYTDFQSRIPVRDYEQLQPYIKKVYTGEENVLWPGKPLYFAKTSGTTSGTKYIPISKDSISNHFNSARDAMMLYSRQSGNFKYADGKLVYLSGSPVLEKTNGIFTGRLSGIVNHHIPSWWRSNQMPSYEINCIEDWEEKVDRIAAESIGQDIRLVSGIPPWVQMYFDKLIEKTGKNIRQLFPNFSVLVHGGVNFEPYKAKLFQTIGDMVDTVETFPASEGFIAYQYRPNLPGMLLNVNSGIFFEFVPLSEISSPNPKRYSLAEVETGVNYAIIINSNAGLWGYNLGDTVRFSSLNPPLLTVTGRVKHYISAFGEHVIAEEVEHALLSVAHELGIRITEFTVAPFIGQHEFEKSCHQWFVEFDEVPAELSKLAELVDLALQQKNVYYSDLIKGNILRPLEIIPLQNGAFRDYMKSVGKLGGQNKVPRLSNNRLIAEALMPYKTN; encoded by the coding sequence ATGGGAATAAAATCAACACTTACCGCCCCTTTGTCTTTTTTGTTAAGCTCAATGGTAGAAAAAAATGCACAAACTGCCATTAATTGCCAAAACTATTGGCGGAATAAACTCATTCAAAAAGCCCAAAATACCCTGTTTGGTCAGGAACATGGATTTTCAGAAATAAAAAATTACACAGATTTTCAGTCACGAATCCCTGTTCGGGACTATGAGCAATTACAACCCTATATTAAAAAGGTATATACCGGAGAAGAAAATGTTCTATGGCCGGGCAAACCCCTTTATTTTGCCAAAACCTCCGGAACCACTTCAGGCACTAAGTACATCCCAATAAGTAAAGATTCGATCAGCAATCATTTTAACAGTGCGCGTGATGCGATGATGCTTTACAGCCGGCAGAGCGGTAACTTTAAATATGCCGATGGGAAACTTGTTTACCTGTCGGGCAGTCCGGTTTTAGAAAAAACCAATGGAATTTTTACCGGAAGGTTGTCCGGCATTGTCAATCATCATATTCCATCCTGGTGGCGAAGCAATCAGATGCCCTCTTACGAAATCAACTGTATAGAAGATTGGGAAGAGAAAGTAGATAGAATTGCTGCGGAATCAATAGGTCAGGACATCAGGTTGGTGAGCGGTATTCCGCCTTGGGTACAAATGTATTTTGACAAGCTGATTGAAAAAACAGGTAAAAACATCCGTCAGTTATTTCCAAATTTTAGTGTTTTGGTACATGGGGGGGTAAACTTTGAACCCTATAAAGCGAAATTGTTTCAGACTATTGGTGATATGGTAGATACTGTAGAGACCTTTCCGGCCTCAGAGGGATTCATTGCCTATCAATATCGTCCAAATTTGCCCGGGATGCTGCTGAATGTCAATTCAGGCATTTTTTTTGAATTTGTTCCGTTGAGTGAAATCAGTTCGCCCAACCCTAAACGGTATTCACTTGCCGAAGTAGAAACCGGGGTAAATTATGCTATAATCATCAACAGCAATGCCGGATTATGGGGTTATAACTTGGGCGATACTGTCAGGTTTAGTTCCTTAAACCCACCCCTGTTGACCGTTACAGGCAGGGTTAAGCACTACATCTCTGCCTTTGGTGAACATGTTATAGCCGAAGAGGTAGAACACGCTTTATTATCTGTAGCGCATGAACTGGGAATACGGATTACGGAGTTTACAGTAGCCCCTTTTATCGGACAACATGAATTCGAGAAATCCTGCCATCAGTGGTTTGTGGAGTTTGATGAAGTACCGGCAGAGCTTTCGAAATTAGCGGAACTGGTAGATTTAGCCTTACAGCAAAAGAATGTTTACTATTCAGACCTGATAAAAGGGAACATTCTTCGTCCTTTGGAGATTATACCACTTCAAAACGGTGCATTCAGAGATTATATGAAATCAGTTGGAAAGCTCGGCGGACAAAACAAAGTACCCCGTCTGAGCAATAACCGGTTAATAGCCGAAGCTTTGATGCCTTATAAAACAAACTAA
- a CDS encoding LPXTG cell wall anchor domain-containing protein, protein MKTKSPLILTLFVTFLLLLAMFMSSCAKTEPVEPCMFGHTYGFFGGLLHGIIAPFGLVGMIFWEDVEMYAPNNNGIWYALGFLLGSGGWGLLATKKKKVVVVKG, encoded by the coding sequence ATGAAAACTAAAAGCCCGCTTATCCTAACTTTATTTGTAACTTTTTTACTGCTACTCGCAATGTTTATGAGCAGTTGCGCCAAAACTGAACCGGTCGAGCCTTGTATGTTTGGACATACCTACGGTTTTTTTGGCGGATTATTACACGGTATTATTGCCCCATTCGGATTGGTCGGTATGATTTTTTGGGAAGATGTAGAAATGTATGCCCCAAATAATAATGGCATCTGGTATGCTTTGGGCTTTTTACTCGGCAGCGGGGGCTGGGGTTTGTTAGCTACCAAAAAAAAGAAAGTGGTAGTAGTTAAAGGTTAA
- the rseP gene encoding RIP metalloprotease RseP, whose amino-acid sequence MVLQLILGLSLLVFVHELGHFMAAKAFGMRVPKFFIFFDAWGKKIYSKKIGETEYGIGWLPLGGYVQISGMIDETQDKSALLGEPEPWEFRAKPAWQRFIVMIGGVVMNVIAGIFIFTMFLARYEKEYLPTSEVNKEGVYAHESATKIGIQTGDKIVAINGKPFERFKELSSTKVYFGSELTIDRNGTEIKINTPDNFYEQIRQPFVSPMYEKVFVEMLQPGSGAEQAGLQKDDRIVSIDSVKIDRFLQISEVLKPKSKGQVQVTVERNGQNLTLVSEVDSLGRIGFVPKLELPYTFTPYTWGSAFHYSFKDGYDLIASQVVAFKLMFTGRLSVRENLASPIAIARIYGGEWDWKRFWRITGLLSFVLAFMNILPIPALDGGHVMFIFIETITGRKISDSVLEKAQMFGMILLLCLMVFAFGNDIYKWLSNTF is encoded by the coding sequence ATGGTTTTACAGCTCATTCTGGGGCTTTCATTATTGGTATTTGTACACGAATTAGGGCACTTTATGGCCGCCAAAGCCTTTGGGATGCGCGTTCCCAAATTCTTTATTTTCTTTGATGCCTGGGGCAAAAAAATATACAGCAAAAAAATAGGAGAAACTGAATATGGAATCGGTTGGTTGCCTTTAGGCGGATATGTCCAAATATCAGGTATGATTGATGAAACACAGGATAAATCGGCACTTTTAGGAGAGCCGGAACCTTGGGAATTCAGAGCAAAACCCGCATGGCAGCGTTTTATCGTCATGATAGGCGGAGTAGTGATGAATGTAATTGCGGGTATCTTTATTTTCACGATGTTTCTGGCACGTTACGAAAAAGAATACCTGCCAACAAGCGAAGTAAACAAAGAAGGAGTATATGCACACGAATCGGCAACTAAAATCGGTATTCAAACCGGTGATAAAATTGTTGCGATTAATGGCAAACCATTTGAGCGATTTAAAGAACTCAGTTCAACCAAAGTATATTTCGGAAGTGAACTGACAATTGACCGCAACGGTACTGAAATTAAAATAAACACTCCCGATAATTTTTACGAACAAATTCGGCAGCCTTTTGTCAGTCCGATGTATGAAAAAGTGTTTGTCGAAATGTTGCAACCCGGTTCCGGGGCTGAGCAAGCAGGATTACAAAAAGACGATCGGATTGTGAGTATTGATTCGGTAAAAATTGACCGATTTTTGCAAATCAGTGAAGTTCTTAAACCCAAAAGCAAAGGGCAAGTACAGGTAACAGTTGAACGCAACGGCCAAAACCTGACCTTAGTTTCTGAGGTCGATTCCCTCGGTCGCATTGGTTTTGTTCCTAAATTAGAGCTGCCTTATACTTTTACCCCCTATACATGGGGAAGTGCGTTTCATTACAGTTTCAAAGATGGGTATGACTTGATTGCTTCTCAAGTGGTCGCCTTTAAACTCATGTTTACGGGTCGCCTGAGTGTAAGAGAAAATCTGGCAAGCCCGATAGCAATTGCCCGAATTTACGGTGGTGAATGGGATTGGAAGCGTTTTTGGAGAATAACAGGTTTGCTGTCGTTTGTTCTCGCTTTTATGAATATTTTGCCGATACCGGCACTCGATGGAGGGCATGTGATGTTTATTTTTATCGAAACCATTACCGGTCGAAAAATTAGCGATTCTGTACTCGAAAAAGCACAAATGTTTGGAATGATTCTGCTCCTTTGTCTGATGGTATTTGCCTTTGGAAACGACATTTACAAGTGGCTGAGTAATACCTTTTAG
- a CDS encoding transposase, producing MVTETCHPDNDLQLITDVHTATNNTDDTQLLHERLDSIKEKTPDLEQLHHDGGFGSEDNDIKLNELGITPIQTAIKGCCASSPITITLQSDTNTYRVQCANSQHPQVIATKPSKNYKAEFDLHICNDCPFRDTCPTKTNRKYEKGVAIYKFKPEDYLRQQRHKNIQTIPKAHRKLRPNVEATMAQMRRGENRNGKLKVRGLINASLYSIAMAIVINFSRIVKHKKRITNSITLFSMLHALYSSIIRIAPFITPIKHCQHKVSYM from the coding sequence ATGGTGACCGAAACCTGCCATCCTGATAATGACCTGCAGTTGATTACCGATGTACACACCGCTACGAATAATACCGATGATACACAACTGCTTCACGAACGGTTGGACAGCATCAAGGAAAAAACACCCGACCTGGAACAATTGCACCACGATGGCGGCTTTGGCAGCGAAGACAACGATATTAAGCTCAATGAATTGGGTATCACGCCTATTCAAACCGCCATTAAAGGCTGTTGCGCGTCATCCCCCATCACTATTACCCTCCAATCCGATACCAACACGTATAGGGTACAATGTGCCAATTCACAACACCCCCAAGTGATCGCCACTAAACCTTCAAAAAACTATAAAGCTGAATTTGACCTCCATATCTGTAACGATTGCCCCTTCAGAGACACTTGCCCCACCAAGACAAATCGAAAATATGAAAAAGGAGTGGCTATTTACAAGTTTAAACCCGAAGATTACCTGCGACAGCAACGACATAAAAATATACAAACAATACCCAAAGCGCATCGAAAACTCCGCCCTAATGTGGAAGCCACCATGGCGCAAATGAGAAGGGGGGAAAACCGAAACGGAAAATTAAAAGTAAGAGGCTTGATAAACGCCAGTCTCTATAGCATCGCCATGGCTATTGTTATCAATTTTAGTCGTATTGTAAAACATAAAAAACGGATAACCAACTCAATTACCCTCTTTTCAATGCTGCATGCACTATACAGCAGCATAATACGTATAGCCCCTTTCATAACGCCTATAAAACACTGCCAGCACAAAGTATCATATATGTGA
- a CDS encoding transposase, with amino-acid sequence MFKKNLTHNQSQLFGLSFYLNKDKQKRLENSSGGHFYRLVFCNIQEEDFSVLYSTKHSAPNAPINCMIAALLLMQKHSWTYAQLFEQIDFNLETRFALGLQDLEKVPFTEPTLFNFKSRLNTHLVNTGEDLIGKLFDRLTNQQLKELKLKTTIQRTDSPLLNSNIRSYSRIELLVELLLRFYSILTAEEQERYTADLSDYIGKKANEYIRHIKPGDQNTHLQKLGQVYHLLYTQLQDIYREHEVFQVFSRVYAEHFTLPETDEKTSVPAPKPNEALNSKCLQSPDDTEATYRKKRANNIKAMWRW; translated from the coding sequence ATGTTCAAGAAGAATTTAACCCATAATCAATCTCAACTTTTTGGTTTGTCGTTTTACTTAAATAAAGATAAGCAAAAACGGCTTGAAAATAGTAGTGGCGGTCATTTTTATCGGCTTGTTTTTTGCAATATACAAGAGGAAGACTTTTCGGTACTGTATTCGACCAAACATAGTGCGCCCAATGCTCCTATCAATTGCATGATAGCGGCATTATTGTTGATGCAAAAGCATAGCTGGACGTATGCCCAACTCTTTGAACAGATAGACTTTAATTTGGAAACCCGTTTTGCTTTAGGTCTTCAGGATTTAGAGAAGGTTCCTTTCACCGAACCTACGCTGTTCAACTTCAAAAGTCGCCTCAACACTCACCTTGTTAACACAGGAGAAGATCTGATTGGCAAATTGTTCGACCGCTTAACAAACCAACAACTCAAAGAACTGAAACTAAAGACAACGATACAGCGTACGGATAGCCCTCTACTTAACAGCAATATACGCAGTTATAGTCGCATAGAACTCCTTGTGGAGTTGCTTTTGCGCTTTTACAGCATTCTCACTGCCGAAGAACAGGAGCGTTATACTGCTGACTTGTCGGACTATATCGGGAAAAAAGCAAACGAATATATTCGCCATATCAAACCGGGAGACCAAAACACTCACCTCCAAAAGTTAGGGCAAGTCTATCACTTGCTATACACACAATTGCAGGATATTTATCGGGAACACGAAGTCTTTCAGGTATTTTCCCGCGTGTATGCCGAACACTTTACCCTGCCTGAAACGGATGAAAAAACAAGCGTACCTGCGCCTAAGCCCAATGAAGCGCTGAACAGCAAGTGCCTTCAATCGCCCGATGATACAGAAGCCACCTATCGGAAAAAAAGGGCAAACAATATCAAGGCTATGTGGCGATGGTGA
- a CDS encoding LEA type 2 family protein has protein sequence MKNLTALLFFLALLLMLGSCASLKHPQFKQLTNVKFNSWNKGKLTLRADAEFDNPNPYKFHLTATDINLLLNGKKAAHVEQEMNIKLPASKPFTVPINIEISTDDLTADFLLDGAMAVLTNKKIPMQLNGTVTVKFFLVKMKIPVKHEQQISVKDLM, from the coding sequence TTGAAAAATCTAACTGCCCTTCTGTTTTTTTTAGCCCTGCTTTTAATGCTCGGTTCTTGTGCGTCGCTGAAACATCCCCAATTTAAACAACTGACCAATGTTAAATTCAATTCCTGGAACAAAGGGAAACTCACACTTCGTGCTGATGCCGAGTTTGACAACCCTAACCCATACAAATTTCATCTGACTGCAACCGATATAAACCTGTTGCTCAACGGTAAAAAAGCAGCTCATGTTGAACAGGAAATGAATATCAAATTGCCGGCTTCAAAGCCGTTTACCGTACCTATCAATATCGAAATTTCAACAGACGATTTGACAGCCGATTTTCTGTTAGACGGTGCAATGGCCGTATTAACCAATAAAAAAATTCCAATGCAACTCAATGGAACAGTTACAGTCAAGTTTTTTTTGGTAAAAATGAAGATTCCTGTCAAACACGAGCAACAAATTTCGGTTAAGGATTTGATGTGA
- the xerD gene encoding site-specific tyrosine recombinase XerD: MQITAEIKGFEAYLRLERAFSDNSIEAYLRDIEKFAQFINSEFPETMLSEITLTHFSVYLNHLNSLDIAKSSQARNISGLKAFFKYLIEEDIISQNPTELLEAPKNDRKIPEVLTIDEIEAMISAIDLSRPDGIRNKAIIEILYGCGLRVSELTDLKLTNYFQSEGILRVTGKGSKMRLVPINTTAIHHLNIYITQVRKIQEIKKKYEDIIFLNRRGSALSRVWVFNIVKDLAKNAGITKNISPHTFRHSFATHLYDGGADLRIIQEMLGHESITTTEIYASVSGQYLRDTLIQFHPRF, encoded by the coding sequence ATGCAGATAACTGCTGAAATCAAAGGCTTTGAGGCTTATTTGCGCCTTGAAAGGGCTTTTTCAGACAATTCAATTGAAGCATATCTCAGAGATATCGAAAAATTTGCTCAATTCATCAACAGTGAATTTCCTGAAACCATGTTGAGCGAAATCACTTTAACCCATTTTTCAGTCTATTTAAATCACCTTAACTCATTAGATATTGCCAAAAGTTCGCAAGCCAGAAACATTTCTGGGTTAAAGGCTTTTTTTAAATACCTGATTGAGGAGGATATAATTTCACAAAATCCTACAGAACTCCTGGAAGCTCCTAAAAATGACAGAAAAATACCGGAAGTATTGACTATTGATGAAATTGAAGCTATGATTTCAGCAATAGATCTGAGCAGACCTGATGGGATTAGGAATAAAGCTATTATAGAAATCCTTTACGGTTGTGGATTAAGAGTATCTGAGCTTACCGACTTAAAACTGACGAATTATTTCCAATCAGAGGGAATTTTGAGAGTAACAGGTAAAGGGTCTAAAATGAGATTGGTACCGATAAACACCACAGCTATCCATCACTTGAATATATATATCACTCAAGTTCGGAAAATTCAGGAAATTAAAAAAAAATATGAGGATATTATATTTCTGAATAGAAGAGGAAGTGCGCTCAGCAGAGTGTGGGTTTTTAATATTGTTAAAGATTTGGCGAAAAATGCCGGAATAACCAAAAACATCAGTCCACACACTTTTCGACATTCTTTTGCAACCCATTTATATGACGGTGGTGCTGATTTGCGTATAATACAGGAAATGTTAGGGCATGAATCCATTACTACGACAGAAATTTATGCCTCAGTTTCAGGTCAGTATTTAAGAGACACATTAATTCAGTTTCACCCACGTTTTTGA
- the aroQ gene encoding type II 3-dehydroquinate dehydratase produces the protein MKQIIIINGPNLNLIGKREPDIYGSMSFDNFIPSLQQEFYHEAKISLFQSNHEGVLIDKLHEMGNVADGIVFNPGGYAHTSVALADAVASINTPVVEVHISNTFSREEYRHRSFTAGKAKGIIAGFGMESYRLAIIYLISISSK, from the coding sequence ATGAAACAAATTATAATCATCAATGGACCAAATCTCAATTTAATTGGAAAACGCGAACCGGATATTTACGGAAGTATGTCGTTTGACAACTTTATTCCTTCGCTTCAACAGGAATTTTACCATGAAGCAAAAATCTCTTTGTTTCAAAGTAATCACGAAGGTGTTTTGATAGATAAATTGCACGAAATGGGCAATGTGGCAGACGGAATTGTGTTCAATCCGGGTGGATATGCCCACACTTCTGTTGCTTTGGCTGATGCCGTTGCATCTATAAATACCCCAGTTGTTGAGGTACATATTTCCAACACTTTCAGCCGCGAAGAATACCGGCATCGTTCTTTTACCGCAGGAAAGGCAAAAGGAATCATTGCCGGTTTTGGCATGGAAAGCTATCGTTTGGCCATCATTTACTTAATTTCGATTAGTTCGAAATGA
- a CDS encoding glycoside hydrolase family 31 protein, with the protein MQQNDSIVESSHKRYDDVVRRHFPGKLIFFEQTGSFSFSLRCENRVTMLIDVETDSIIRFRYSMDGEFDPDFSYAISPDYIPVPPSELSYLESETAIEIRTAKLRCTISKHRLLLRIYDLEGNVLCEDDTGFYLRESILLGITEVKVTKKAPLGKQFFGLGDKPVLDLDLRGKAFENWCTDTFGYQTDTDPIYRAIPFYYALLNNRAYGIFLDNTYRTRFSFDRQGNGISSFSAAGGDINYYFIYGPDLNDVAAQYTLMTGTPQLPPLWALGYHQCRWSYYPESHVRQVTETFRQKQIPCDVIYLDIDYMDGYRCFTWDNSRFPNPKELIDDLKEQGFKMVVIIDPGILIDKEYEVYQTGTKADVWCKRENGKLMRASVWPPECVFPDFTDPKVRTWWGKQYENFYNILGISGFWNDMNEPAIFEVKRKTFPDPVRHHYDGHGCSHQKAHNIYGMQMSRATKEGLEQLQNEKRPFVITRATYSGGQRYASCWTGDNHATWEHLQVANLQCQRMSVSGFSFVGSDIGGFAGISNGELFVRWLQLGAFHLFYRTHSMGANADTSAYETNRKPITDREPWVFGEPFTSYAKAAIEMRYRILPYLYTAFWQYIKSGIPVIKPLSFYDQSDPTACKRLIEFVVGDHILVRPVIKPGKNTARTYLPEGNWYHFWTDKLFAGKQKYKVDAPIHQIPFFVKEGAVIPHFPVMQYTGQVPVEELTLHVYYKGGVENSKYYEDEGENLSYQQGNYTLHTYKTEGSTNSFSLKHSKEGGYSPSYSTCKIILHGLPFTPAKCEVDGQKVSINRAASAERPVYEVVTPSHFELIEIK; encoded by the coding sequence ATGCAGCAAAACGATTCCATTGTAGAAAGCAGTCACAAGAGATATGATGATGTAGTCCGGCGACATTTTCCGGGGAAATTGATTTTTTTTGAACAGACCGGCTCATTTAGTTTCAGTCTCAGATGTGAAAACCGGGTAACAATGCTCATTGATGTAGAAACTGATAGCATTATCCGGTTCCGTTATTCAATGGATGGTGAGTTTGACCCTGATTTTTCCTATGCCATCAGCCCTGATTACATTCCTGTTCCCCCCTCTGAATTAAGTTATTTGGAATCTGAAACAGCAATAGAAATCAGAACTGCCAAACTTAGATGTACCATTTCAAAACACCGGCTTTTGTTGCGGATATATGATCTGGAAGGGAATGTTTTGTGTGAAGATGATACTGGGTTTTACCTTCGGGAAAGTATCTTGTTAGGCATAACAGAGGTAAAAGTTACGAAAAAAGCACCATTAGGCAAACAGTTTTTCGGACTTGGCGACAAACCTGTTCTTGATCTCGACCTTAGAGGTAAGGCTTTTGAAAATTGGTGTACCGACACGTTTGGTTATCAAACAGATACAGACCCTATTTACCGCGCTATTCCTTTTTATTATGCGCTTCTGAACAATCGTGCTTACGGGATATTTCTCGATAATACTTATAGAACAAGGTTCAGTTTTGATAGACAAGGCAATGGAATCAGCAGTTTTTCTGCCGCAGGAGGTGATATCAACTATTATTTTATTTACGGACCTGACCTTAATGATGTTGCTGCTCAATATACACTGATGACCGGAACTCCTCAACTGCCACCTCTCTGGGCTTTGGGTTACCACCAATGCCGGTGGAGCTACTATCCCGAAAGTCATGTAAGGCAGGTAACCGAGACTTTTCGCCAAAAACAAATTCCTTGCGATGTAATTTATCTCGATATAGATTATATGGACGGATACAGATGCTTTACATGGGACAACTCCCGTTTCCCAAACCCTAAAGAACTGATTGATGACCTCAAAGAACAGGGCTTTAAGATGGTTGTCATTATTGACCCGGGGATACTGATAGATAAAGAATACGAAGTTTATCAAACCGGAACCAAAGCTGATGTTTGGTGTAAAAGAGAAAACGGAAAATTGATGAGAGCATCTGTTTGGCCACCTGAATGTGTTTTTCCGGATTTTACAGATCCAAAAGTGAGGACTTGGTGGGGAAAACAATACGAAAACTTTTACAATATTCTTGGCATCAGTGGATTTTGGAACGACATGAACGAGCCGGCAATTTTTGAGGTAAAGCGAAAAACTTTCCCCGACCCTGTCAGACATCATTATGATGGACATGGATGCAGCCACCAAAAAGCACATAATATTTATGGAATGCAAATGTCGCGCGCTACCAAAGAAGGGCTGGAGCAACTTCAAAATGAAAAAAGACCTTTTGTAATTACTCGTGCCACCTATTCCGGAGGGCAGCGTTATGCTTCTTGTTGGACGGGCGACAATCATGCTACCTGGGAGCATCTACAGGTTGCCAATCTTCAGTGTCAGCGTATGAGTGTATCCGGTTTTTCATTTGTCGGCTCAGACATTGGTGGTTTTGCCGGTATTTCCAACGGCGAATTGTTTGTCAGATGGCTTCAGCTTGGTGCTTTCCATTTGTTTTACCGAACACATTCAATGGGAGCAAATGCAGACACTTCCGCCTATGAAACAAACCGAAAACCAATTACCGACCGTGAACCCTGGGTTTTTGGCGAACCTTTTACCTCTTATGCCAAAGCAGCTATTGAAATGAGATACAGAATACTGCCTTATTTATACACAGCCTTTTGGCAATATATCAAGAGTGGTATTCCGGTTATAAAACCCCTTAGTTTTTATGACCAGTCGGACCCGACGGCTTGTAAAAGACTCATAGAGTTTGTGGTTGGCGATCATATTTTAGTTCGTCCGGTTATAAAACCCGGTAAAAACACAGCCCGAACTTATTTGCCGGAAGGAAATTGGTATCATTTCTGGACTGACAAACTGTTTGCAGGCAAACAAAAATACAAAGTTGATGCCCCTATTCACCAAATTCCCTTTTTTGTGAAAGAAGGTGCAGTTATTCCTCATTTTCCTGTCATGCAATACACCGGACAAGTGCCGGTTGAAGAACTTACTTTGCATGTGTATTACAAAGGAGGGGTTGAAAACAGCAAATACTATGAAGATGAAGGAGAAAATCTGAGTTATCAGCAAGGTAATTACACGCTACATACCTACAAAACAGAAGGATCAACCAATAGTTTTTCACTTAAACACAGCAAAGAAGGAGGCTACAGCCCATCTTACTCAACTTGTAAAATCATTTTACATGGGCTGCCTTTTACTCCTGCAAAATGTGAGGTTGACGGACAGAAAGTTTCGATTAACAGAGCTGCTTCTGCCGAACGTCCTGTTTATGAAGTTGTTACTCCATCTCATTTCGAACTAATCGAAATTAAGTAA